A single region of the Mechercharimyces sp. CAU 1602 genome encodes:
- the dcd gene encoding dCTP deaminase, translating to MSIKADKWIRKMAEEHGMIEPFIDRNVGKGEAISYGLSSYGYDLRVSNEFKIFHNALTAVIDPKEINSDSFLDFTGDVCIIPPNSFALARSVEYFRIPENVLTICVGKSTYARCGIITNVTPFEPGWEGHVTLEISNTTPLPAKIYANEGLCQVLFLESDEVCEVSYKAKKGKYQEQRGITLPKV from the coding sequence ATGTCAATTAAAGCAGATAAATGGATTCGGAAAATGGCAGAGGAACATGGAATGATCGAGCCCTTCATTGATCGTAACGTAGGAAAAGGAGAGGCGATCAGTTATGGACTCAGCAGTTATGGATATGATTTACGCGTTTCTAATGAGTTTAAGATCTTTCATAATGCATTGACCGCCGTCATCGATCCGAAAGAGATCAACTCCGATTCTTTTCTCGATTTTACCGGGGATGTGTGTATTATTCCTCCTAATTCGTTTGCTTTAGCGCGTTCAGTAGAATATTTCCGTATCCCAGAAAATGTTCTCACGATCTGTGTAGGAAAATCTACATACGCCCGGTGCGGCATTATTACGAATGTGACACCGTTTGAACCTGGTTGGGAAGGCCATGTTACCCTTGAGATTTCAAATACGACTCCCCTACCAGCTAAAATCTATGCTAACGAGGGCTTGTGCCAAGTACTCTTTCTCGAAAGTGATGAAGTGTGTGAGGTTTCGTATAAAGCCAAGAAGGGGAAGTACCAAGAACAGCGTGGAATCACGTTGCCAAAAGTATAA
- a CDS encoding polynucleotide kinase-phosphatase: MEISIPECSLVILIGPSGAGKSTFAKQHFLPTQILSSDVCRGLVADDENDQSVSKEAFEVLHYIARKRLEKGRLTVIDATNVQKEARQTFIELARIYHFMPVAIVLDVPEEVCQQRNQDRGDRNFGAYVVRRQVQQLHRSLRGLKREGFRYIHRLRSVADIESVTVSQRKAWTNRKEEKGPFDIIGDIHGCYDEFVLLLEKLGYVIEEQMNEDNEQSYMVSHEDGRRAIFVGDLVDRGPKTPEVLKLVMAMVEQGVAFCVAGNHDAKLARKLKGRDVTVRHGMEESLEQLAQESDSFVKKASSFLDGLVSHYVLDAGKLVVAHAGLKELMHGRASSKVRDFALYGETTGEKDEYGLPVRLKWAKDYRGQAMVVYGHTPVAEPEWLNGTVNIDTGCVFGGALTALRYPEQETVSVPAQQMYVESIRPFKNENPISDDEENEHRDVQQQSDDQLYLEDVIGKRRIATWNRDVTIEVGQSAVALETMSRFAIDPKWLIYLPPTMSPSDTSQLEGWLEHPQEAFSYYEQHGVKEVVCEEKHMGSRAIVIVCRNEMTAKVRFGITDGKMGVCYTRTGRSFFDDDQLESQFILRIQQAMGKAKLWERWQTDWVCLDSELMPWSAKAQELLRQQYAAVGAASQNALPQVIEMLEKAEERELPVHSLLEQYRRRWKNSERFVSAYRNYCWKVESLSDLKLAPFHLLATEGKVHIDQDHVWHMEELALLSQADPDFLLATRYRVVNLKDEESRADTVKWWEEMISHGGEGMVVKPKSFVVKGERGLIQPAVKCRGREYLRIIYGPDYTEEEHLERLRVRGLRKKRSLALREFSLGVEGLLRFGRREPLRRVHECVFGVMALESEPLDPRL; the protein is encoded by the coding sequence ATGGAAATTTCGATACCAGAGTGCTCCTTGGTCATTTTGATCGGGCCATCAGGAGCAGGGAAATCTACCTTTGCCAAGCAACATTTCCTCCCCACGCAAATTTTGTCCTCTGACGTTTGTCGTGGGTTGGTGGCAGATGATGAGAATGATCAATCAGTGAGTAAGGAAGCATTTGAAGTGTTACATTATATTGCTCGCAAACGTCTGGAAAAAGGCAGACTAACGGTAATTGATGCTACAAATGTACAGAAGGAAGCACGACAAACATTCATTGAGTTGGCCCGTATTTATCATTTTATGCCTGTAGCAATTGTATTAGATGTGCCAGAGGAGGTATGCCAGCAACGAAATCAAGACCGTGGCGATCGGAACTTCGGTGCATACGTGGTACGTCGGCAGGTACAGCAATTGCACCGGTCGCTTCGGGGATTGAAGCGGGAAGGGTTCCGTTATATTCATCGGTTGCGCTCTGTTGCTGATATTGAATCTGTGACGGTAAGCCAGCGCAAGGCATGGACCAATCGAAAAGAAGAGAAAGGTCCATTCGATATTATTGGGGACATCCACGGATGTTATGATGAGTTCGTCTTGTTATTAGAGAAGCTAGGGTATGTCATAGAGGAACAAATGAACGAGGACAATGAGCAAAGCTATATGGTTTCACATGAGGATGGGAGGCGAGCAATCTTTGTGGGCGATCTCGTCGATCGAGGGCCGAAGACACCGGAAGTACTTAAGTTGGTGATGGCGATGGTGGAGCAAGGCGTTGCATTCTGCGTTGCAGGAAACCACGATGCTAAATTAGCGCGCAAACTAAAAGGTCGAGATGTGACGGTACGTCATGGAATGGAGGAATCCCTTGAACAATTAGCGCAGGAATCAGATTCCTTCGTAAAGAAAGCTTCTTCATTCTTAGACGGCTTAGTTAGTCATTATGTGTTAGATGCGGGTAAGCTTGTCGTTGCCCATGCTGGATTAAAAGAGTTGATGCATGGACGTGCATCTTCGAAAGTACGAGACTTTGCCCTTTATGGAGAAACGACGGGGGAGAAGGATGAGTATGGATTACCGGTTCGCTTAAAGTGGGCGAAAGATTATCGTGGTCAGGCCATGGTTGTATACGGTCATACACCTGTTGCTGAACCAGAGTGGCTTAATGGTACAGTCAACATTGATACGGGTTGCGTCTTTGGTGGAGCATTGACCGCGTTACGTTATCCTGAACAGGAGACGGTTTCTGTGCCCGCACAGCAAATGTATGTAGAGTCCATTCGTCCATTTAAAAATGAGAATCCAATTTCTGATGATGAAGAGAACGAACATAGAGATGTGCAGCAGCAGTCTGACGATCAACTTTATCTAGAGGATGTCATAGGAAAACGGCGGATTGCAACGTGGAATCGTGATGTGACAATTGAAGTGGGACAATCCGCAGTTGCGCTAGAGACGATGAGCCGCTTTGCAATTGATCCGAAGTGGTTGATCTATTTACCGCCAACGATGTCTCCTTCCGATACATCGCAACTGGAGGGATGGCTGGAACATCCGCAGGAAGCATTCTCTTATTATGAACAGCATGGGGTGAAGGAAGTCGTCTGTGAGGAGAAACACATGGGCTCACGTGCCATTGTGATCGTATGTCGAAATGAAATGACTGCAAAAGTTCGATTTGGGATCACAGATGGCAAAATGGGTGTGTGTTATACGCGCACAGGTAGAAGCTTTTTTGATGATGATCAGTTAGAGTCTCAATTTATTTTGCGTATACAACAAGCGATGGGGAAGGCAAAGCTGTGGGAAAGGTGGCAAACAGATTGGGTTTGCCTCGATAGTGAACTGATGCCATGGTCGGCAAAGGCACAAGAATTATTGCGGCAACAGTATGCTGCTGTAGGTGCGGCCTCCCAGAATGCATTGCCACAAGTTATAGAGATGTTGGAGAAGGCTGAAGAAAGGGAGTTACCCGTGCACTCACTTCTTGAGCAGTACCGGCGACGATGGAAGAACAGTGAGCGGTTTGTCTCTGCATATCGAAATTATTGCTGGAAAGTGGAGAGTCTCTCAGACTTAAAGTTAGCTCCGTTTCATTTGTTAGCAACAGAAGGCAAGGTTCATATCGATCAAGATCATGTCTGGCACATGGAGGAGTTAGCGCTTCTTAGTCAAGCAGACCCTGATTTCCTATTAGCGACGCGCTATCGAGTGGTAAACCTTAAAGATGAAGAATCTCGAGCAGATACGGTGAAGTGGTGGGAAGAGATGATCTCACATGGTGGTGAAGGAATGGTGGTTAAACCTAAATCCTTTGTCGTAAAAGGGGAGCGTGGATTGATTCAACCCGCTGTTAAATGTCGGGGCCGTGAGTATTTACGTATCATCTATGGTCCCGACTATACAGAAGAAGAACACCTGGAACGCTTACGAGTACGGGGATTGCGGAAGAAGAGGTCGCTTGCCTTACGAGAATTTTCACTAGGTGTGGAAGGCTTGCTCCGCTTTGGGCGACGAGAACCACTGCGCAGAGTACATGAATGCGTTTTTGGTGTAATGGCATTAGAAAGCGAACCACTCGATCCGAGGTTGTAA
- a CDS encoding 3' terminal RNA ribose 2'-O-methyltransferase Hen1, which yields MLLTITLIDSAPSDLGFLLHKHPDRLQTFSLSFGKAHIFYPLLSEEQSQVALLLDLDPIGLVRGRKKVKGESPTLGHYVNDRPYVASSFMSSAIAKVFGSALNGRSKERAGRVQEKLRLEAMLSVVSSRGGEVFLRKLFEPLGYEIDVKDAMLDDQFPEWGKSGYYRVTLKNHCSLQTLLSHLYVLLPVLDRDKHYWIGEDEKEKLLKHGASWLIDHPEQQVITARYLGNRTKLVKAALARLADEEQEDTSHTSHLERKEKSLNQQRYESVTKVLVEKRAERVLDLGCGEGKLLQYMLREPTITELVGMDVSPIVLERAKSRLCLDGQVDGKGQRIRLVQGSLLYADKRLVGFDAATVVEVIEHLDEARLQAFERACFAFAQPKTVIVTTPNAEYNKLFANLPHGKFRHGDHRFEWTRAQFSKWSQQVADTFGYEVLSHPIGPVDEEVGSPTQMAVFTKKIAKREKWRGSEQ from the coding sequence GTGTTACTAACAATTACTTTAATTGATTCTGCACCCAGCGATTTAGGGTTCCTTCTACATAAGCACCCGGATCGTTTACAAACTTTTTCTCTCTCTTTTGGGAAAGCCCATATCTTTTACCCACTATTAAGTGAGGAGCAGTCTCAAGTAGCTTTACTGCTTGATCTGGACCCAATTGGTTTGGTGCGTGGGCGTAAAAAGGTAAAAGGAGAGTCGCCAACTCTGGGGCATTATGTTAATGATCGACCGTATGTTGCTTCTTCTTTTATGAGTAGCGCGATTGCTAAAGTGTTTGGTAGTGCTCTCAATGGTAGAAGCAAAGAGCGCGCGGGACGTGTTCAGGAAAAATTGCGTCTAGAAGCGATGCTATCTGTGGTTTCCAGTAGGGGAGGAGAAGTCTTTCTACGCAAATTGTTTGAGCCACTTGGTTATGAGATAGATGTTAAAGATGCAATGCTAGATGATCAATTTCCAGAATGGGGAAAAAGCGGATACTATCGAGTTACCCTGAAAAATCACTGTTCTTTGCAAACACTGCTTTCTCATCTGTATGTACTCTTGCCTGTCCTAGATCGTGATAAGCATTATTGGATTGGAGAGGACGAAAAGGAGAAACTCTTAAAACATGGAGCTAGTTGGCTAATTGACCACCCTGAACAACAGGTGATTACAGCACGTTACCTAGGGAATCGAACAAAGTTGGTGAAAGCTGCATTAGCGAGATTGGCAGATGAAGAGCAAGAAGACACATCTCATACGTCTCATCTTGAAAGAAAGGAGAAAAGTCTAAACCAACAAAGATACGAAAGTGTTACCAAGGTATTAGTGGAGAAGAGAGCAGAGCGTGTGCTTGATCTTGGGTGTGGTGAAGGGAAGCTACTCCAATACATGTTGCGTGAACCAACCATAACCGAACTTGTAGGAATGGATGTATCGCCGATAGTGCTGGAAAGAGCAAAGTCTCGATTGTGTCTCGATGGGCAGGTAGATGGAAAAGGGCAGCGTATTCGTTTGGTGCAAGGCTCCCTGTTGTACGCGGATAAACGCCTGGTTGGGTTTGATGCTGCCACTGTAGTAGAAGTAATTGAGCATTTGGACGAGGCTCGTTTGCAAGCTTTTGAGCGGGCATGTTTTGCTTTTGCCCAGCCAAAAACAGTTATCGTGACTACTCCCAATGCAGAGTATAACAAGCTCTTTGCTAATCTTCCGCATGGTAAGTTTCGACACGGGGATCATCGCTTCGAATGGACGAGAGCGCAATTTTCCAAGTGGTCGCAGCAGGTGGCTGACACATTTGGGTATGAAGTATTATCTCACCCCATCGGACCTGTGGATGAAGAGGTGGGTTCACCTACACAAATGGCTGTATTTACAAAAAAAATAGCTAAAAGAGAGAAGTGGAGAGGGAGCGAACAATGA
- a CDS encoding ornithine--oxo-acid transaminase, with the protein MSHNQTIIERTDRHGAQNYHPLPIVIAKGEGVWVEDADGNRYMDMLSAYSALNHGHRHPRLIAALKEQADRVTLTSRAFHNDQLGTFYEKVANLTGKDLVLPMNTGAEAVETAIKAVRRWAYDVKGVPENKAEIIVFDQNFHGRTTTIVSFSTDEGARRGFGPYTPGFTIVPYGDLSALKEAITSHTAAVIMEPIQGEAGVILPPEGFIKATADLCKEENVLFVADEIQTGFGRTGKRFACDWEDVTPDMYIMGKALGGGVMPISGVAANQDVLGVFDPGSHGSTFGGNPLACAVAIAALDVLVDEQLPERSQELGTYFINELHKIQNPAIKEIRGKGLFIGVELHEAARPYCEALMKAGLLCKETHENTIRFAPPLIINKEELDWALDHIRRVLSA; encoded by the coding sequence ATGTCCCATAATCAAACCATCATTGAGCGTACGGATCGTCACGGCGCACAAAACTATCATCCGCTTCCCATCGTCATAGCAAAAGGAGAAGGGGTATGGGTTGAAGACGCAGACGGCAATCGCTATATGGATATGCTAAGTGCTTATTCTGCTCTTAACCACGGACATCGTCACCCTCGTCTCATTGCAGCGTTAAAAGAACAAGCAGATCGAGTCACCTTGACTTCACGCGCTTTTCATAACGATCAATTAGGGACTTTCTATGAAAAAGTGGCCAATCTGACTGGTAAAGATTTGGTACTTCCCATGAATACAGGAGCCGAAGCGGTTGAAACTGCGATTAAAGCGGTACGTCGCTGGGCATACGATGTAAAAGGCGTACCTGAAAACAAGGCAGAAATTATTGTGTTTGATCAAAACTTCCATGGTCGTACCACCACCATCGTTTCCTTCTCCACCGATGAAGGCGCACGTCGTGGATTTGGTCCATATACTCCTGGTTTCACCATCGTTCCTTATGGTGATCTTTCTGCACTGAAAGAAGCGATAACATCCCATACTGCGGCTGTAATCATGGAACCGATCCAAGGAGAAGCAGGTGTAATCTTACCTCCTGAAGGCTTCATAAAAGCGACTGCCGATTTGTGTAAAGAAGAGAATGTCCTCTTTGTTGCCGATGAAATTCAAACCGGTTTTGGCAGGACGGGAAAACGCTTTGCTTGCGATTGGGAAGATGTTACTCCCGATATGTACATCATGGGGAAAGCCCTCGGAGGCGGTGTTATGCCCATCTCCGGCGTCGCAGCCAATCAAGACGTACTTGGGGTCTTCGATCCAGGCTCCCACGGTTCCACCTTTGGCGGAAACCCGCTAGCTTGCGCCGTTGCTATTGCTGCACTCGACGTACTCGTAGATGAACAGCTGCCCGAACGCTCACAAGAACTAGGTACTTATTTCATCAATGAACTGCACAAGATCCAAAATCCCGCCATCAAAGAAATCCGCGGAAAAGGACTCTTCATCGGTGTAGAACTTCATGAAGCCGCACGCCCCTATTGCGAAGCTTTGATGAAAGCAGGTCTGTTATGTAAGGAGACTCATGAAAACACCATCCGCTTTGCTCCTCCACTTATTATCAATAAAGAAGAGCTAGACTGGGCACTAGATCATATTCGCCGAGTGTTGTCTGCTTAA
- a CDS encoding serine hydrolase gives MDVNNLQKVFNDKEETPAFAGAVLISKTKTLYEQQYGLANRSEEIPITPHTRFGMASGCKIFTAVAICQLVEQGLVEFSTKIKDCLPISYQYIDPDITVSQLLTHSSGVPDYFDEEIMDDYEELWRDKPMYSMNHPKDFLPMFQNQQMKFKSGKQFSYSNSGYILLGLLIEELTGMTFVDYIEKNIFERCNMKQSGYFRMDMLPKNVAIGYIDDDHLSSWRTNVYSLPLKGGPDGGAYTTTHDLDLFWGSLLNNQLLSKSYTDLLLTPHIEVDEGLYYGYGVWISMHNDEVFKYFIFGYDPGVRLSSSVYAKSHIHSHILSNVNINVNMYAREIDKLVKTTI, from the coding sequence ATGGATGTGAATAATCTCCAGAAAGTTTTTAATGATAAAGAAGAAACACCTGCTTTTGCTGGCGCGGTTCTGATTAGCAAAACAAAAACCCTATACGAACAGCAATATGGACTAGCTAATAGAAGTGAAGAAATCCCCATAACGCCACATACGAGATTTGGCATGGCGTCAGGTTGTAAAATATTCACTGCCGTGGCAATTTGTCAACTAGTGGAGCAGGGATTAGTAGAGTTTAGCACCAAAATTAAAGATTGTCTCCCTATCTCTTATCAATATATTGACCCTGATATTACGGTTAGCCAACTTCTAACCCACAGTTCCGGTGTTCCTGATTATTTCGACGAAGAGATCATGGACGACTATGAAGAGCTATGGCGGGATAAGCCCATGTACTCCATGAATCATCCCAAAGACTTTTTACCGATGTTCCAAAACCAACAGATGAAATTTAAGAGTGGTAAGCAGTTTTCCTATAGTAATTCTGGCTACATACTATTGGGCTTACTTATTGAAGAGCTAACGGGTATGACCTTTGTCGATTACATAGAGAAAAATATTTTTGAGCGTTGTAATATGAAACAATCAGGTTATTTCCGAATGGATATGTTGCCTAAAAACGTAGCTATTGGATACATCGATGATGATCATCTCTCCTCTTGGAGAACAAACGTATATTCACTTCCTTTAAAAGGAGGACCGGATGGTGGTGCTTATACAACTACACACGACTTAGATCTTTTCTGGGGTTCACTTCTCAATAACCAATTATTGTCCAAATCATATACTGATCTATTACTAACCCCTCACATAGAAGTAGACGAGGGCTTGTACTATGGATACGGCGTCTGGATTTCTATGCATAACGATGAAGTATTTAAGTACTTTATCTTCGGATATGATCCTGGTGTCCGACTAAGTTCATCTGTATATGCAAAATCCCATATACACAGCCATATCCTGTCTAATGTAAATATTAATGTAAATATGTACGCACGTGAAATTGATAAACTAGTAAAGACTACTATCTAA
- a CDS encoding YheC/YheD family protein: MRIGYKWKYEMAFRKSPEVHKYLPETHLYSYKKLQSMLDRHTTVVLKPSGGTGGQGVFKISKEHKDRYLLHHHMKRMLLSERRLQLYLDQILKKSTSHYMIQKCIPLLTINNQPCDVRVIVQRKHFRSPWVATATLAKVAGKNFFITNSRSRGTVYPLEEALKRAGLQAQARKVASQRLYEACLIAGKVLGKADRGMKISGFDMGIDRHLNVWIIEANPKPNFKRFKKMKDQSHYRRIMSYM; encoded by the coding sequence GTGCGAATAGGATATAAGTGGAAGTATGAGATGGCGTTTAGAAAAAGTCCAGAGGTTCATAAATATCTGCCAGAGACACATCTGTATAGTTATAAAAAATTACAAAGCATGCTAGATCGCCATACTACGGTTGTGCTGAAGCCTTCCGGAGGTACAGGCGGTCAGGGTGTATTTAAAATTAGTAAAGAACATAAGGATCGTTACCTTCTCCACCATCATATGAAAAGAATGCTCTTATCCGAAAGAAGATTACAGCTCTACCTAGATCAGATTCTGAAAAAATCTACCTCTCACTACATGATCCAGAAGTGTATCCCTCTTCTGACCATCAATAATCAGCCGTGTGATGTTCGCGTCATCGTGCAGCGCAAACATTTTCGCTCCCCATGGGTAGCCACTGCAACCTTAGCCAAAGTAGCAGGGAAGAATTTCTTCATCACCAATTCCCGTAGTCGTGGGACAGTATATCCATTAGAAGAAGCTCTTAAGCGAGCTGGTTTACAAGCACAAGCCAGAAAAGTAGCAAGTCAACGCCTTTATGAAGCATGCTTAATAGCTGGTAAAGTTTTAGGTAAAGCCGATCGCGGCATGAAAATTTCCGGCTTCGATATGGGAATCGACCGCCATCTCAATGTATGGATTATTGAAGCCAATCCAAAACCAAACTTTAAGCGGTTCAAAAAGATGAAAGATCAAAGCCACTATCGCCGCATCATGAGTTATATGTAG
- a CDS encoding helix-turn-helix domain-containing protein produces MDGMHTREIGEILRRIRKGKGLRLEDVADDNISPATVSNIERGVPHVLPGKVKYLMGRLETNEVEVKSLRVGVNEELASLKLKMIAIESSVEIGKVDDSLQKIQNFDTLSSEHPIAPYVYYLRGRCYRLNGQWDKAKRELLNAVRLSKNDPLENIEACAYNLLSALSFYQNNLEEAIFYTERGLSVFQQEGERDYILDMLLVNKLAYLEKLNRLGEAFALLNEVWARKETIKRPELLLHLYHLKVNLLRKTDHYNEAIEVGLEGVKRAQLVKEYNRHVDLWDALGSVYLRTEDLENAEICFESAMSFSEAAQGHYYFVSTLTKYGILYMRKGMWRASEEKLQEAIALGKELHADIYLIDAYVVMGDLKNAQAQYEDALVHYRHALGISDRIDLKKKKHAVLHRLTLCLQQTDQVEFKEQLANMFELKKELKEDEVIDEII; encoded by the coding sequence ATGGACGGAATGCATACACGTGAAATTGGAGAGATTCTGCGGCGAATTCGTAAAGGGAAAGGATTGCGGCTCGAGGATGTGGCTGACGATAATATTTCTCCTGCAACCGTATCCAATATTGAAAGAGGAGTACCTCATGTTCTCCCAGGGAAAGTAAAGTATTTGATGGGACGATTGGAAACGAATGAAGTAGAGGTCAAAAGCTTACGAGTCGGTGTGAATGAAGAGCTAGCTTCATTAAAGCTAAAGATGATCGCTATTGAATCCTCAGTGGAGATTGGGAAAGTAGATGATTCTCTTCAGAAAATACAGAATTTTGACACTTTAAGTTCGGAACATCCAATTGCCCCCTACGTTTATTATTTGCGTGGGAGATGCTATCGATTAAACGGGCAGTGGGACAAAGCAAAAAGAGAGCTACTTAATGCGGTGCGTCTGTCGAAAAACGACCCTCTCGAAAACATTGAAGCGTGCGCTTATAATTTGTTAAGTGCCCTCTCTTTTTATCAAAACAACCTAGAAGAAGCGATATTTTATACAGAGCGCGGTCTTTCTGTTTTTCAACAAGAAGGGGAACGAGACTATATTTTAGATATGTTACTTGTGAATAAACTGGCCTATTTGGAGAAACTGAATCGACTAGGGGAAGCTTTTGCTTTACTAAATGAAGTATGGGCACGGAAAGAGACGATTAAACGCCCAGAATTGTTGCTCCATCTGTATCATTTAAAAGTAAATTTATTGCGTAAGACTGACCACTATAATGAAGCGATCGAAGTGGGACTAGAGGGAGTAAAGCGTGCGCAGCTAGTTAAAGAGTACAACCGGCATGTGGATCTTTGGGATGCGTTAGGAAGTGTCTATTTGCGTACGGAAGATCTAGAAAATGCGGAGATCTGCTTTGAATCGGCAATGAGTTTTAGCGAAGCGGCACAAGGGCATTATTATTTTGTTTCTACTCTTACCAAATATGGTATCCTCTATATGCGTAAGGGAATGTGGCGAGCATCAGAAGAGAAATTGCAAGAAGCGATTGCTTTGGGCAAGGAGCTACATGCCGACATTTACTTGATCGATGCATATGTTGTGATGGGCGATTTAAAGAATGCACAAGCTCAGTATGAAGATGCTTTGGTTCACTATCGGCATGCACTGGGCATATCGGATCGCATTGACTTGAAAAAGAAAAAGCATGCGGTGCTTCACCGCTTAACTTTATGCTTGCAACAAACGGATCAAGTGGAATTTAAAGAGCAGTTGGCGAATATGTTTGAGTTAAAGAAAGAGTTAAAGGAGGATGAAGTGATTGACGAAATCATTTAA